A region from the Mya arenaria isolate MELC-2E11 chromosome 2, ASM2691426v1 genome encodes:
- the LOC128242151 gene encoding zinc finger CCHC domain-containing protein 24-like, whose translation MALALDNSGLYPNIQNVNWFYMTDGQSQNPSMYTSSMSDPWSSTINVNQQVNSNGISSMFKYPRQPDPWGNSAVNTMGTLPNGFPGGMAELADQFSDLCLSMPKPSKRPPSTYLCHLCFTKGHYIKDCPQARPKGEGLTPYQGKKRCFGEYKCPKCKRKWMSGNSWANMGQECIKCHINVYPHKQRPLEKPDGLDVSDQSKVHPQHLCGKCKMLGYYCRRMD comes from the exons ATGGCCTTAGCTCTAGATAATTCGGGTCTCTACCCCAACATACAGAATGTCAACTGGTTTTACATGACGGACGGACAGTCGCAGAACCCCTCCATGTACACCAGCAGTATGAGTGACCCCTGGTCGTCTACGATAAATGTGAACCAGCAAGTGAATTCTAACGGGATTTCGTCGATGTTCAAGTACCCCAGACAGCCCGACCCTTGGGGCAACAGTGCCGTGAACACTATGGGAACACTGCCG AACGGGTTCCCGGGGGGCATGGCTGAGTTGGCGGACCAGTTTAGCGACCTGTGTCTGTCTATGCCCAAGCCGAGCAAGAGACCGCCCTCCACCTATCTGTGCCACCTCTGTTTCACCAAGGGACACTACATCAAGGACTGTCCTCAG gCCCGCCCAAAAGGGGAGGGGCTGACCCCTTATCAGGGGAAGAAGAGGTGTTTCGGGGAGTACAAGTGTCCCAAATGTAAGCGGAAGTGGATGTCGGGAAACAGCTGGGCCAATATGGGTCAGGAATGCATCAAGTGCCACATCAACGTATACCCCCATAAACAG cGCCCCCTTGAAAAACCTGACGGTCTTGATGTTAGTGACCAGAGCAAAGTTCACCCCCAACACCTTTGTGGAAAGTGCAAAATGTTGGGATATTACTGCCGTCGTATGGATTAA
- the LOC128242113 gene encoding microsomal triglyceride transfer protein large subunit-like, whose product MAAEYNYIIYIYFLVAILAIQGESVHYEFGKTYKYTYDTKILFNEESGQKESRAQQDVGLRIRLEFDFTPLFEGDGSQLVRLQVSQATLTSMHRGGMEGQLLDMVKLPLYFEYQDGEVGRVWAIEGDSVFCTNIKKGIVSLFQLQATAGERTELDISGECKSMYKISGPTIVKQKLECDNMEIAGLHSNKNEVFGISTRSSSTWTYQLENSVIHSVMGSDRHVAALNIRSTLNSMVLAVQKLTLLSTEPMNDAEKLPVSDFEAAVQLIKDGSNYPLLDMLLPSAPEVQTCTPNTCTKPQDLVGKVKESLVSEKVGSAESACAFLKMLKAFRNSGKEAISETLTSHDSSYIVSQLLDVGVATQTPGAQRALMELLNFEEQKNLIYPLRYLLATAYTTHPGDYLIKDLLAMLRNRPPSREIKEGMALALGAVIYSYCRVPEQCQNEVVKEYESLILEQYKACSSEECRLLYIRSMGNSGLPQFTDTIFEAIRDKSGSSMMGFTAVQALRRIPGQYIGELEQQVLLKIFHQTERTYDSSVRASAAELLLGQNTSKSTVINILLSAMHDQKQHELSTFILRKIVDLARYDKQLRDILLNLLNDPSINNYNIWAQRGKSSAFSSLLTETADANATYGLYMEMARSGVMKKSAMDVNIVNKDSVQRLLSFGIYASGLESLVGETPDPEEGEEEATAGLGLKILDVLLPPVEFFRGSGGLMSAVWNAPTEPVSALQVTMLLQDHSERFHLGNGLVVELTVLGAVSIDLTGAVSISLWNRNSQSLIRNSGAMVIEGTMKLDSEMGQAGAVFTAEGESYIDFETDVDFYNTPFKMCMQMKRPKTSFKHTFNKFEKATKFDRKYKSTLRRVSHIDGLSYFLSPKNSDECKALLVDK is encoded by the exons ATGgcagcagaatataactatattatttACATCTACTTTTTGGTTGCTATTTTAGCAATCCAAG GAGAATCAGTACATTATGAGTTTGGCAAGACTTACAAGTACACATACGATACAAAAATCCTTTTTAATGAGGAATCTGGGCAGAAGGAGTCCCGGGCCCAGCAGGATGTGGGGCTGCGGATCAGACTGGAGTTTGACTTCACCCCACTTTTTGAAGGAGATGGTTCCCAGCTTGTTAGACTTCAG GTGTCTCAGGCTACCTTGACAAGTATGCACCGTGGTGGTATGGAGGGTCAGCTGCTGGACATGGTGAAACTACCTCTCTACTTTGAATACCAGGACGGGGAGGTCGGGCGCGTCTGGGCCATCGAGGGTGACTCTGTTTTCTGTACCAACATCAAGAAGGGGATTGTCTCCCTTTTCCAGCTACAGGCAACTGCAGGGGAGAGGACTGAG TTGGATATATCAGGAGAGTGCAAGAGCATGTACAAAATATCTGGTCCTACCATTGTGAAGCAGAAACTGGAGTGTGATAACATGGAGATTGCCGGACTGCACTCTAATAAAAATGAG GTTTTTGGTATCAGCACGCGGAGCAGTTCAACTTGGACATATCAACTGGAGAACAGCGTCATCCACAGTGTGATGGGGTCAGACCGACATGTCGCTGCTCTCAACATCCGCAGTACACTGAACTCCATGGTCCTTGCTGt GCAGAAGTTAACTCTGTTGAGTACCGAGCCAATGAATGATGCCGAAAAGCTCCCAGTGTCTGACTTTGAAGCGGCAGTTCAACTTATTAAGGATG GTTCCAACTACCCGCTGCTTGACATGCTATTACCAAGTGCCCCAGAGGTACAGACATGCACCCCAAACACATGCACAAAG CCCCAAGACCTGGTTGGCAAGGTGAAGGAAAGCCTAGTTAGTGAGAAGGTTGGATCAGCGGAATCTGCGTGTGCCTTCCTCAAAATGCTCAAGGCATTCAGGAACTCTGGCAAGGAGGCAATCTCTGAGACACTCACATCACATGATAGTTCTTACATTGT GAGCCAGCTACTGGACGTTGGTGTTGCGACGCAAACGCCCGGGGCTCAGCGGGCTCTCATGGAGCTTCTCAACTTCGAAGAACAGAAGAATCTCATATACCCCCTCCGCTACCTCCTGGCCACCGCCTACACCACACACCCTGGGGATTACCTCATTAAAGATCTTCTT GCTATGTTGCGTAATCGTCCCCCAAGCAGGGAGATTAAGGAGGGTATGGCTCTAGCGCTGGGAGCCGTCATCTACAGCTATTGTAGGGTACCGGAACAGTGTCAGAATGAG GTTGTAAAAGAATATGAGAGCCTCATTCTGGAGCAGTACAAAGCCTGCAGTAGCGAGGAGTGTCGTCTGTTGTACATCCGCTCAATGGGTAACTCAGGCCTGCCACAGTTTACAGACACAATATTCGAGGCGATCAGAGACAAGTCGGGGAGCTCAATGATGGGATTTACTGCTGTACAAGCATTACGGAGGATTCCTGGCCAATATATTGGAGAATTG GAACAACAGGTTTTATTAAAGATCTTCCACCAAACTGAGCGCACCTATGATAGTTCTGTCCGCGCGTCTGCAGCGGAACTGTTGCTTGGACAGAACACATCAAAGTCCACCGTCATCAACATTCTGCTGTCAGCCATGCATGACCAGAAACAGCATGAGTTATCCACCTTTATACTCAGGAAGATTGTGGATTTAGCTAGATATGATAAGCAATTAAG ggatatattgttaaatttattaaatgatcCATCCATAAACAACTACAATATCTGGGCGCAGAGGGGAAAATCTTCCGCATTCAGCAGCTTACTCACAG AGACAGCTGATGCCAATGCAACGTACGGGCTTTACATGGAGATGGCGAGGTCTGGGGTCATGAAGAAAAGTGCCATGGACGTCaacattgtgaataaagactcTGTTCAGAGACTTCTTAGT TTTGGTATCTATGCATCTGGCTTGGAGTCTCTGGTTGGCGAGACGCCAGACCCAGAGGAGGGGGAGGAAGAGGCTACCGCCGGGCTTGGGCTCAAAATCCTTGACGTCTTGTTGCCACCTGTAGAATTTTTCAGGGGCTCTGGGGGCCTCATGTCCGCAGTGTGGAACGCACCTACAGAGCCTGTCTCAGCCCTTCAG GTGACGATGCTGCTTCAGGACCACAGTGAGCGGTTCCACCTGGGTAATGGGCTCGTTGTAGAGCTGACTGTGCTTGGGGCAGTATCAATCGACCTCACAGGAGCTGTTTCAATATCTCTCTGGAACAGGAACTCGCAATCTCTAATTAGAAACAG TGGTGCAATGGTAATTGAAGGGACAATGAAGCTGGACTCAGAGATGGGGCAAGCAGGCGCTGTTTTCACAGCTGAGGGAGAATCATATATCGATTTTGAAACCGATGTCGATTTTTACAACACTCCATTTAAAATGTGCATGCAGATGAAACGTCCAAAAACATCTTTCAA GCATACTTTCAACAAGTTTGAAAAAGCGACAAAGTTTGACAGAAAATACAAGTCCACTTTACGACGTGTATCTCATATAGATGGACTCTCTTACTTCCTTAGCCCGAAAAATTCAGATGAATGCAAAGCATTACTAGTCGACAAGTAA